AATCCTTCAATATAGCTGAATGTCTTATCTGCTGTATACCAGGAATTGACAAAATAACAGGAACTCTACTATTGATTAGATACTTTATCTAATATTTGTATGATTCGAGTCCATTCACAGTCTGCAtctaatacaattatttttaccAGCCACCTTTttggacaattgccgaaacgtTGTGTTAAATTACAATTCGCCCACAGATGCTCGCATATTCGCATTTGCCGACGTAGTGGGAGTGTCTTTAGAAGGTGCGCAAGTTCCAAGCATGTACGTTTGTATGCTGCTTTATTCTCTGAAACGCCATCGGACGTACAAACAAAATGAAGAGTCAAAAAGAAAACTTCAGCCCACACTCGTCCGTAGGCGTAACGGACTAGACACAAACTAACTGCCACAGCAGAGGACGGAACGTAAACTCATATCTAGTATTTCACGACTACTTTATGGCTTCCGTACAAGTCTCGTAACAAAATATGACATGTAagataaagaaacaaacaatatttaCTTAGAAGAAAGCATTTAATAATGAAATGCCCTTTGACATTTGAATAGCGATTTTAGCAGTTCACCACAAAAAGTGCCCGGCCAAGCGCATTCCTCGATGATGTCATTTTCTGGTGTGTGCCCACTTGGCGCGTATAAACCAAGCTCAACAGTGCGCAGCTTTAGAAGAAGCTGGCGACACCCACATTAGGTACAGTGCATTCAGGACAGCTGATCTGACCTGGTATTCTTTGGTGCCGGGGGCCAGTTTCCGGCACTTGGAATCCAGCTCGGTGAAGCGGCGGGTGATGTTCTCCACGCGGGCGTGTAGCTGGCGATACTCTTCGTACTCTGCGTTAAAGTCGTCCTTGTAGCTTTGCCGCTGGTCCATGGACACCATGGGCATGTACTTCCTGTGAGCACGGAAAAGGAAAGTCAActaaaggatttatttttaagaaaaaaaaaaaaaggtgcaaactCTCGCCCAACTTTCTGGGTCTCAAAATGCCATTTGCTAAAAGCTGTAATCTTTAAAGAAAGGTGAGAATCTCGTTTAACAACTTTTGAGCTTCTCTATTAGTGCACTGGATCAGAGCACCCACagcacacaaataaaacatatgCATTTCCTGTGCTCTCATTGTTGAGAGTGGGTCAGTTCTCAAAGTCCTGTTCAGTCTAATACTACAAATTGTGAAATGTGAGACCGGAGAAGGTGAAGACCGGGAACGGCACAGAATATGAAGGTTACTCACACTACATAGTCTGGCGTCGCAATGGTGGGGGCGAACTCGGGGGCTGGGGCTGGTTTCTCTTTATCTGAAGGGcctgaggagaaagaggagagtggAAGAATGTAAATACTGCACTGAGAATGAGGGCTGGTAGGTCGGTCGTTATGCTCTCGACCTGCAAATGTGGCGCAGGTTGAATGAATACTGGTGTTACTTTCATAAGGGAAAAAGCTCAACACTTTAGCAGAAGGGCGTGTATGCGTTTCAGGTCATGGCCTTAAGGAAGAGTTGCTTGTTCCAAACCTAATAAAGAACCCATTTAACAATTATTTAAACAAGATGCCGGCTATTGGAACAGTTTGGTTATTAAAATAACTGCAACCCATCAGTACGGCTGGTTCCATTTTCCAGAAATCATAAATATGGGCAGGTGCACGCTGGACGCCTTAGAGATAGTTACTTAGGCCTatttataaaataatgaattaaaaacatttgaatatgttATAAATAGATTTTGATGTTTATTCATACTGAAGTGCAAAGGATCAATGAGTCGGGGTGTTGAGACAACATCCAGCACATCAGTGTTATCAAAGATCAAACCATGTGGTTGGGTGGGATGGAACAGACAGAGATAATTTGTAACAAGGTGAGCAACAATCCAAAGTCTGAAAGATCGTTTGGCTGGAAAGTAGTTAGTCACAAGATAGAACCACGCAGCCTCAATTAGAGAGTCCAAACACGCGCATGTACGCTGGCTGACTTTAAAACACTGGAgcaaaaaaatacagcacaGAGTACAGAAAATGTGGTCTGAGTGTAACAGCTAGACACCTCCTTTTCCATCACATGTACTTGATTTCATTCGATGTTGATTTAGATAAAGTACAAATTTGATTACCACACTTTAAAGAGATGTCCCCTTACAGTAGGTCACTGATCTAAAGTAAACCCTGTAATTAGTGAAACGAATGTGAAAAAATGCTGAGAGCATGATACTGAATACACACTCAAAcattagaaatgtgtttttgcgtAACAGATAATTGATATTTCATTCAGACAGAAACGCACCTTGATCTTTGGGAGTATTTTTGTCGATAACTTCGCAGTTCTCTTCTGCACTGCGCTTCTTTTTGGCCTTATGAGTGTCTTCGGCCTGCTCTGCTACACTGGGAGGACTTCTGCTACTTTTTTCCGTCCGTTTCCCTTTCTCCCGCTCTCGACCCTTTTCTTTGTGCTTCttggatttctttttaaacttcttGTTGGTACTGCTGGACAAGGGAGGGCTGGTGATGACAGTGGAAGTAACTGTAAGGGAGGTGCAAGGAAGTgccggaggaggacgggggggactAGGAGGGGTGGTCGGTCTGGCCACGGGGACAGGGTGCGGATAGTGCTCCTGCAGGGTCCTGTCGGAGGAGAAAGGGCTGGGGGAGGGgtctctgcaggaggagctcTGGCCGATAGGCAGGTCCTGGGTGCCGCAGCCTTCCGGGGTGCTGGGTGAGTTGGAGTTTGAGGCGGGGCTGGGCTGCTGGTGAGAAGGAGCGGGGGGGTGGGACGGGAGCgggagatggggaggagggCCCGAGGTGACGTTGGCGGGGAGGGACGAGCGCTTGGAGCTGGGGCTGCCCTCCTCCTCGCGGCggtcagaggaggtggaggacgcgGCTGGCCCTCGATTGCTGAGGTGGGAGATACGGGCTTTCTTGGGGGCCAAAGGATCAATAAAGTCAAAGTCTGCCTGGCGTTTCtggaagaaaacacacagaattgTCTGAAAAATGTCATACCTCACAGGGTTGGGCGCGTGCTTGACGGAGTGTTTTTGCTCAGATACCTGGGGGGATGTGGGTACGCCCTCTTTGGGAGAACTGCTGGATGGGAGGGTCTCAGTAGGAAGACCTAATTTGCTGTTGAAGACAGAAAATAGTGTTGTCAAAAACGAGCCCTTTGCATAACGGTAAATGTTTTAAAGATTCCGATTTGCAGTTTTCTGCAGTgaagaaatgtgtttaaaatgtttgtccGGCCTTAAGGACACAAATAGTGGTGAAAGCTCAAATATCTACCTATATGGCATTATGTCCCCATGATTAACATTAGACAACGTATCCCCGTATTTACATTAGGGAAAATCAAATAACGTCTATAACTATAAACCTAATTGTGAGCTACATTGTTAAACTTTACAATGCTGAGCTATGATCTCcgatggaaaaataaaaggctCGACAGGCCACTTATGTACCGAGCCACGTTCCGGTCAACCTGTGTCTTCTCATCTTCAGAGTAACCCGGCCAGTCCCGATGGACGTCACGATACATAAAGTCCTTCAATGAGTATGTGTTGTCTTTGGGGTTTAGGTTTGCCACCTGTtttggacacacagacacagtttaAAGTTAAAACCGAGAGCAAGACAAGTATACGTGTTCTGAAACTTGACATTTCCTGCCGTGCCGAACATCTGTGCATGTAAATAATGTTTAACGATTAGTTGGCTTGTTTCTGTGATAAATTAAACACTTCAAGAAGATGTAGGATACATAAAATATCGGCTGTTTAAGTACAAAAATATGTACTGGATTTCTCTGTAATGGAGGAATTGTAGCCACTGATGAATAGGTCACTCACATTTACATCTAATCACATCTAAAAAAGAGACACCCGAAAGAATAAAACTTGCCTGTTGCAGGGTGGT
The Gasterosteus aculeatus chromosome 17, fGasAcu3.hap1.1, whole genome shotgun sequence DNA segment above includes these coding regions:
- the ell2 gene encoding RNA polymerase II elongation factor ELL2, coding for MLLPQRDDGGGLVKMAALSEDGRYGLNCGQQTADRVTVLHVKLTETALRAIESHQNCMNVPSQPTIQFKGLQGRIKIPKNDSSSDTFHNFDFYLSNVGKDNPQGSFECIQQYVASSGASHLALLGTVQDKVTVCATNDSYQVTRERMTQAAEDTRERGTKVIKPGGRYRGKQVHMRKPGLSGQDVVPERKRSTPINPANTIRKCLSNNPVSQRSCRDRIIHLLALRSYKKLEVLARLQRDGINQKDRSSLGTTLQQVANLNPKDNTYSLKDFMYRDVHRDWPGYSEDEKTQVDRNVARKLGLPTETLPSSSSPKEGVPTSPQKRQADFDFIDPLAPKKARISHLSNRGPAASSTSSDRREEEGSPSSKRSSLPANVTSGPPPHLPLPSHPPAPSHQQPSPASNSNSPSTPEGCGTQDLPIGQSSSCRDPSPSPFSSDRTLQEHYPHPVPVARPTTPPSPPRPPPALPCTSLTVTSTVITSPPLSSSTNKKFKKKSKKHKEKGREREKGKRTEKSSRSPPSVAEQAEDTHKAKKKRSAEENCEVIDKNTPKDQGPSDKEKPAPAPEFAPTIATPDYVVKYMPMVSMDQRQSYKDDFNAEYEEYRQLHARVENITRRFTELDSKCRKLAPGTKEYQKVQEEVVKEYKKMKQHSPNYQEEKQRCEYLHNKLAHIKRLIADFDQRRSQAWC